The genomic DNA TTATTTTCAAAGTGATGTCTTAAATAAGAACACGTTCATATAGGTATActttcatatatataaacaaatcaTCAAAAAGTTAATTTTATACCAAcacttaaatacaaattaaaattagATTCTTATTAGACCTGCAACAAATCATCCGATGGAAGATGCATCAAATCCAATATTGTACAACTTTCAAACAGTGAACCTCATATTGCTGTATTGTATATCATGTATACTCACAGGTTTTGCCTAGATTGATCAGCAGCTGATATACACAGGTACGTCATGTCCTGGAGGGTGAAGGGGGGAGAGGTTTAGACTCAAACAACACAATACAGTCTATTTTCTGCTTTGACCCTGATGTGGTAGGTCAagacatacgtgtgtgtgtgtgtgtgtgtgtgtgtatgtgtgtgtgtggttttttttgtacagtgCACCTGGCAGCTGATGGTACATGCAGAAACTACCTCGTCCCGTTATGACTGCACCGCTGCAAAAACCCCTGAGCCCTCTGGGACACACCGAGCTCTGGATGTGCTCTAGACAGGTtagctcgcacacacacacaccaaacacacacacacacgcacaccaaacacacacacacgcacacacgcacaccaaacACAGTCTAACGCAgtaatcattcacacacacggatgCTTAAACAACTTACGAACGTGCACATATTGAAGGAGCATGTAATCGTATTGCCGAAACTGTAAttgttgacaacaacaaaaaagtcaaGTTATGCAAACAGGTGCTGAAAAGTCCACTCGTATCTTTGCACCATCATCCAACCCgggcaggagaagaagaaaaaaaaagcacgagTGCACTCTCAAACAATGTGCATGCAAATTGTGGATGAgtgcagaaatgtaaaaaaaaaaaaagaaaagaagaagttcAATAAAACTGACCACGTCCGTTTAGAGCCACATACTGTACAGTAAAGTGCACGCTCGACCTCTGAGAGTTGGCGGTTGCAAATTCTACCTTCCTCTCTCACAAACCAGCACGCCGTCTTCCAAGAAATCAATCAGTCAGCAGTTTAACTGTTGGGTATGCAAACACACCGTCCCATCTGGCCATTTGGGCCGCACCGGTGGAACAGACCTGAGTCATCGTGTGAATGCGACAACAATCCAACAATTCGAGATCATAGATTTGTGCAGCAGCTGTGATTTTAAAGAGCGGCTGAACGAAGGGCAGCACAGTTCAATCGAGCCAGGCATCACTTCAGGCCCAAAGCCGGTGGTTGACCAGTTTGGGTAGTGATACTGTAACACAAGTTGCTGTTTCTCTTCAGCGTTCAATGAAACATATATACGAGCATGGAGAAAGTGTACAGACGTCTCTGAGCCCTTCTCATGCTCGCTTTCAACAAGAAAAGATGAAAGTTGTGAAAGCGGACACTGAAGATCAAGATTTTCAAAAAGGattcagagagaggaaaagtgcattcaaagaaaaacatcacactCAAATTCAAATGGCTCGTCAGCTATTATTCTGAAAGAATATGGTCTCTAAAGTCAAGTTCATTTCTACAGGCACAGATTTAGTAATTGAGATACTTTGTACATGTTACCATGTGGAAATAAGTGAGAGGAACTTTCTACGTTCACCCTGCAAGGTTCTCACAGTAGAtcacctttttctctctccctcacactcacgtgcacacaagaaaaacacaatgtatCTCCCGTTCTTACACAAATCGCCACGTCTAAATGCAGCTGTGAAAAGCcagaacccttttttttttttttttttaaatgtatggaCTTTAAGCTGCTGAACTAAAAGCACCTTGTGTTAAAAATGACTCCCAGTTTGATAGATCGCTGGTTTGATGGCTTGATGGCAGACTGCTGCTTATTTTGTGAAACCTGGTGAATTCCAGGTCATCTGACAGACACAAGACAAAAGGACTTTCCATGcaaaattgaagaaaaaaaagaacatctgCCTTACACACTAATTGAAGGTCTATTTTAGAGGCTTTGACTTTACTTTGAACcccttattttcttcttcttatttctcCTTTCAAAACACAGCCACGATCTGAGGATTATTGAAGATGATACTTTGGATGATAACATGGGCACAGTGAAGATTAGAGCTGAAACTATTTGTTCATTGATCAATTAGTCAATCAATATCTGCGATCAGAGAGATTAGATCAATTGTTTAAGTCATGTTTCAAGCATAACATGCTGGAAATCAGCTGGTTCCTGCTTCTCAAATAAGTGAAGTCAGCTCAGGTTTTGGGGAACTTTGATTGAGTTTTTTCACTATTCTTGCATCGGTTAATTGGAAATATCAATAGACAAATGAATCgataattaaagaaaatgttggcTGCCACCCTAATGAATATATTAATTAAGAAAAAGACAGGTGTGCTGCCAACATTTCACACAAGTagcaggagcagtgaggggGAAAACCCGCCCCACTGAGTTCCGGGGAGGTTTTGTATGTTATGGTTGGATTAATGTTAGGGTCACAGGGTCTAACAAGACACAGAGCGCTCACCTCCAGGATGGGTGCAGCTGTGTCATGGATGGACAGGATGTGGGTGATGTTGCGCTGCGCCAACAGCTCTCTGTCTCGTGCATCTGCGGACGGCAAAGAAAATCAATCATCTCAATTATTCCTCCCGTCCAATCAAAAGTCACCCCTCGTAAAGCCCAACCTAAATTAAGCATTTCTACCCAACaaccaccccctcctcctcctcctccccccctgtctcccaaACAAATGTGGCCTTAAAAGTGTTGCTCTAGTTTTGAACTGAAAGAAAAACCGGAAAACCAATGTTTCTAAAACAGTCCAACAGCTTGGCCCAGAAGCAAGAAACAGTAATTGTTCTAATCAAATTTTGTTCTTTAAAAGGAAGCCAAATGTTTTCTACCTTGGACAGATGTGTCTTGAGCACGTTTTTCTCATGCTCATGTTTGCAGGATGCCGACGCCACTTATACAAGACCAAGAGGAGTTTTAACTGAACCCTCCCGCCAgccaaattaatttcacacatCATGAGAGTTTGTATAAACTGTAAGACAAAACGCAAACTGATGCAACATCGGAGAATAGATACATATGAGTATACATGCTTAAGATAGTTGCATAAGAAACACAATCTGATTGTGTAACTTACACTGTAAGCCAGTGACTTGAAGGTCATGTAATGAGACAAGTCCACAAGTGTGTACGCTTGGTCATGAGATAGCCTGAATATGTTTATGGGGTGTCACGATGCCAACAACTGTCTCTCTGCTGAGCACAGACCAGTGACACTACCCAAAACAGCCACAACACAATCACTACATGTTTATACGACATTTTATTGACCATCATGCCATAGAAATTTATATTTTCTGTCGAATTAGAAGAAACTACAAAAAGAAGATATCAGCAAAAGCAagagagcaacaacaacaaggtaACGTTGGCTGGTAAGATAGCTAAAGCTaaaaatacatgtattgataTTTCCCTATAGCTGATATCTGTAAATTTCCATTTAGGTAAACTAACATGTTGGTCATTCAATGTCATTACAGATGATGAGACAGTAGCTAAATCCAGCAATTATAGAATAAAAACTCTAAACTTAAGTTATCTTAACCAGACTTAAGATAACTTTATGTCACACAATTACATCTTTGAAACGGCtggtttaatatattttatcagttaaaatgtattaaattaaatgttaaaatatgcCGCTCTGAATGGATAAAAGTAGATCAAAGGCCTGCATAACATGAAAGGTGTCAGATTTCCTTCTCATCAGCGGTTATCTCAACATGTCATCTTTACAGAAAGTGATCCATATTTTTTCCGTGCAGTCACCATTAAACGTGTGCGTggatattttgttgttttagagcAACCTATTGATGCATTTGCTGCTGTATGGCAAGGTGGAATACAGTCCACAATAGGGACACCCCCACACCGCGGGGCCTCCCCTCCCACACCAACCCCCATGCACTCAGCAGCCCTCAAAAAGAATTTATTTCCTCCAGCGGCTGTTACACATCAACCcccgcaagcacacacacacacacacacacacacacacacacacacacacacacacacacacacacacacacagatacacacacacagtgtaatctttttcttctcttttttacaCCAAAATACACTACTTAAATCATTCTGCTCTACACTGTGACCTCTCCACTCTATAGAAACTGAGTTCAGCGTAGCATCTCACCACATGCCCCACCGTATGAGGAACTGAAACACACTCTACAACATAATCCtgaaaatatattaattctTCACTCAAACGACAAATCTTACCTTTGATATTTCCGAGATACAGATCAGGCAGCACCTAAAGACAGTTATACATTGAGtcaaaggaaggaagaagaggctGTGAAAGTACAAGCATGTGCAAGTATGTCAATGAAGGATTGGATGTGTTGTTAATCTTTTTCGTGTGGAGATTTGATACTGTACCTTATTTATTCCATTACCCATGTCAGCCAATAGGTTGTGAGACAATCCCATCAAGTTTAGGAAACAATTTTCTCTTAACCAGGTTTTGTAAGTTGTGTGTCACCTATTGTGCTCCAAGTATTTACCTCCTCTAGTGAAGCCCTTTCACGAGctgtcaaccccccccccccccccccccccccgatgacACAGGGTGTCATAGAGCCTTTGACGGGTCCACAGCTCATGCTCCCAGTGCTTCCTGATGGAGAATGTGCTGCTTGGGATTACGTAATGTGACCTTAGCAGTGCTGCttggatatttatatttagaccAGGAGTTGGGTCATGGGACTGTGGACAGGCACATACCGGCCAGACAAAGATGATCGAGGGCCAGAGAAGAACACATCCAACAGTGGATCAGGCCGGCTATCACTATCTGCTGAGGAGCTACCGTAAAAGGAGCACTTCTGAATGAGGCTCAAAATACATGCCTCAAGCAATAAATCTCATTTTAGATAACGCTCTTGAGGTATATGTGACATGCCAGTTGTCTTAGAACTACAAATGTGCCTGTTTAGCCTAAATGCTTTTTAATGGGGTCCTATGAACACAAAACTACTGTATTATGAATATTCTTTTTCATAAAGTTTTCCTATATTTTTCACTTTGTCTGTGCTCTTCTTGCTGGTTGGAATTGAGTGGGAAGAGATACACATTGTTGCGCACCAATCAGGATTCAGCAATATTTCTATATCAAAATGCAATGACAGTTGAAGGGATGTTTGCTTACGGGGCCAAActgagtttattttttgttactACACTAATGATTATTAATAAACAATGCTCTTTCCAAACTTTAACTTAGATTTTTGCATATCTAGCAGTAAACGTATTATTTCACAGAGATACACTTGTTGAAGTGAACTTGCTACATCATTGACACACAGGTATATTTATTCCTGGACCAAATTGTAAGTGTAAATTGTAAATGTTGTAGATCAAATCAAATAAGCTCACAAATAAGTGAacactttgactttgactgGTGTCTCCAGTGGAAACGGTCAGCAGAAGAACCAAATGTCGTGGCAAATCGACctgatatttgttttgtattttgcaccaaaagaaaaatgtcaaccAGCTGGTGGTGCTAAAAGAAAACCAAGTCAGTTtatgattcatcctctggggaccaagaatgtctgaaccaaattgaattgaaatccaTCCAAATagtttctgatttattttcaatcCGGACCAAAGAGGTGGACTGACCAGCCGCCATGCTAACATTGATGCTAGCTATTTGTAAAAATCAGGGGAAAGCAACAAATCCCCACATTTAATGTTATCAGCTTGATACTTCAGGACTTTTTCTAAATTCCTGCGAATTGCTTATAAGCTTGTTTTTGTCTTCGAAGCCAGAAATCCCCCATTTATTTGAATTGTGTTGACTCTCAGTGGACATCCACTCGAATCTACTTCAGTCACTTAATTTCCAGTAAATTCTACTTCATCTTCAACACATCGCTCTGCGGCGATCGAGGTATTTTTAGCCCGGCTGTGTCGTCTCTGTGTCGTGTTCCTGTGTGCGGTTCAGTGTGTGGCACggctcagacacacactgacaggcaAAGGAGAGTGGAGGCGTTTACCAAAAAACGCCTGCCTGCCTCAGAGAATTAGGTCTCAACAGCTCATCTATAGCTAGCAGCGGGTCAAACCCATTCATACAGACACATCAAAcattatctttgtttttaaagaaaacagctccctgtgtgtgtgtgtgtgtgtgtgtgtgtgtgtgttgcatacaCACTAAAGGATGTGATATGTTGATGCTCATAGCAGTCtcttaaaaagaagaagcttcGGCGTTACCTTAGAAGTTACTTTCAACATTCCTGCCAAGTTTGATGCCGATTATATTCTTGATTTGAGTTCCCTGACTTTTCAAGTTTTCACTTATCCAGTGAGTTTCTCAACATCTACGCAGATGTTGACACATTCGTGGTTCTCAGAGGATAACCCCTTCTGACTTGGATCCTCTGAGgtccacaggtgtgtgtttagtgaTATGTCTGAGCAGATTGCCATGAAATGaactttattaataatgtgGTCAATTTTACCGGTAGGCTACGGCAGCTTAATgtgtaaaagagaaagagaaaagagtcaAAATAATCCAAAAAACGTATCAATCAAAACTTTGTTTTATGACCTATCTGTAAACATAATGACATTCCCACTAGTGCCTTTTCTCTGGTGCTGATCAACAAGCATGACAACACGCTAACCTTCATGACTTTCACTAATCGTTGCATAATCTATTGTAAACATGACTTTGAACTATATGTTTCACGAGTCTGCTTTCGAAAATGATGCATTACACTTTCgttcaaagaaaataaatgactttaaatgacTGCCATTGACTGTCTCTACTGACATTGTCAAGGATTATCAGGAAATGATGATCTGAAAAAGAATGTGTTGCTGAAATATCTCTCAGTGTGTCGAATATAATAAGACGCATGTGAATGTTTGTCTTTCGGTTCGTTTTCCGTACTTTTCGTTATCATTGTGCCAAACCGACTGCCACTTCCGGTATTCCCTGAAAACCCCTTGCAGGGCTTCAGACAAAAAAGAGACTTTCTTTATGAGTTTAATATTTAACCACCTAAAGGAGAACGTCGGAGGAATGGCGTTGTTTTTACTGCGAGGACGTTTCTTTCAATGCAGAACCGGCTTCCAGAGAGTCACGAGCGCGACGCAGCCGTACTGGTAACTGTtttcatttagctttttttgaATGTTCATATGCACGTTCAAGCCTGAACTTTAACCACATCGCGCTGCAGTGGAAACAAAACCGGAAATGCCTGCACTGCTGTTTTGTGGACGTGTTCGTCCTTCTAGCAGAGTATCTCTGGAGGGTTGTTTGATTGAACGCCACTAGGTGGCGCAGTGTGTCCAGGCAGTGCGCCAGAAACCGTGTGCACGAAATAGTATTGCGGAAATTGTTGGAGTCTATACACGCAGTACACATTCCGCTGTGGGGTCCATTGTTCATCGATGTGATCTCATCTGTCTTTATAGTGctagtagtattattatatgGTATATTTGTTTAACAAGCCTGCCATGTTAGAGTGTATGTTctcaaaatggaagaaaaaaaaatcctttcatgaaaaaaaatttaattattaaatagTCAAGTGAAGAAGACCATTGAAACAACTGAAACCAAATGCCAACACCCTCCTCTCTAATTGGGTACATATCCAAAAACACTGCTTTGTTCTTGTATTAAAAATGTGATGATTGATCATAGTCTTAAATGAGGAGATGCATATCCCCtccaaaagaaagacaaaatacattttctatgaTCTAGAATAAAATCATGCCTGTCATATACGTATATCTTATAAATGGCTCTTTTCTTCAATGTTAATATTGCtgtaaaaatattgattaaaagTAAATTTGACCAAATAACAACCCTGTCGATCAGAACTCTGCGTCAAATTTGTGGAAGATGTCCCGCCAAAACCCGACAGGATCTCTCATCCATCAGGACATTTGGacacaatattattaatattggcCACAAGACTCCTTCTCGGTTTTCCCGTGCGACTTTTCCCTCATTCGGTGAGACTTTATCAAACAAAAGTCGTGAACTTCACCGCAGCGTTGCAGTTTTCTTAAAGTATCCTTGCTGGCATGTTCCGGTCAGTGGTCCTCCCTCACAGCATGAGTCATGTTTATCGGCGAGTCCCAATGACCCCGGAGGTGCACACTGAGAAACAAGGAGGCGACGTAGCTGTAACGATGCACAGCCGACTACGGAGAACAACAACACGCCCATGTTGTCAAGATTCAGTCAAAATTACAAGAATGTTTAAAGCTGTCATTGATGGATGTTGAGCGTGAATCGCAGCCACTGATCAAACCTTTCTGAACTCGGATGAAACACAAGAACaacacagggttgacatgctaTGATGGCtgtagattttcttttttgtggtcatatttgtttttgctgtgACTGTCGGAAACAAAAGCGAGCGTTTTCCAGCAGACGGAGCTTGTTCAGGACTCGTATCCATCACGGGGATCGTTACTGCCACGGCCTGCTTGTCTGTTCCCCTGCAGCTCTTCGGTGGCCTCGGGCAGGCGGCGTGTTAATGGAGTGAATCTGTACTACGAGCAGACAGGCAGAGGGAAACACGCTGTGCTGTTGCTTCCTGGTGCTCTGGgtaaaaacaaccacacaccTCTTCTCAGAGCTTCTGGCACGATTTCTATCGCACATACAGTATagctcttctttttgttgttgttgtctcttctaCCACAGGGTGCTCTCGGACTGATTTTGGACCTCAGCTGAAGTCTCTGAATAAGGAGCGTTATACTGTCGTTGGTTGGGATCCCCGTGGTTACGGACAATCCCGCCCCCCGGCCAGAGACTTCCCCCCTGACTTCTTTGAGAGGGATGCAAAGGACGCGGTGGATCTGATGAAGGTCTTGTCAGTCTGTTGATCAGCCATGGGTGATCATTATTACCAGTTTACTAAGAGACACAggggtgtgtgaatgtgagagcaTGGGTTGATGAAGTGTATGCCCAGTTGTCGCTGCAATAGATGTCTGGCATTCAGAATAAAAGTTTGAAAGGAAGTTCTAAATTGTCACACCAGCTAAATGAAAGCGTAGTATGAAAAACGGTTTCAATGAACACACTATAATGTCCTTCTTGATGCACTTAATAGTAAGTCAAAGCATGTTTCTGTAGCAAGATTACTCTTTACATGTTAAAGCACAAATGATAGCCTAAAATACCTCCTCTGCTCTGTACACTGAGTGGCTGCCATAAACAGGAAGCTCTCCCACTCTGTTCCTGACACTGATGATAATCCAAATGGCTAAAACAAGCACACCGTTTATTAATCCATGCTATCAGGTttgcacacacattttgtattacCGTATATATACTATAATTCAGTGTCTAGCGAATATGTGCTTACATCCCCTAATTGTGTGATGAGAAGAATCAACGCAAATTCCAGTCTGTATGTCCCTTGTTTAGTGCATTTGTTGCACATGAGGCAATATCGTATCTCTCATTTTATTGACAGGCATTAGGCTTCGGCAAGTTCTCTCTGCTGGGGTGGAGTGACGGAGGAATCACCGCCATGATTGCAGCAGCGAGGCACCCCCACGTGATTAGCAAGCTGGTCGTATGGGGAGCCAATGCCTTTGTTTCCCAGCAGGACCTCACGCTTTACAATGGTAATCTGCCAGTGTAGTCTCAAACTGGGTCAACTGTGCCGAGTGTGCTCCttcataactgtgtgtgtgtgatgcgtgTCCTCGTGCGTGCTCGGGTCTCTGCGTAGCGGTCCGAGACGTCTCCAAGTGGAGTGCGAAGATGAGGAAGCCCATGGAGGAGTTGTATGGAGCAGAAGCCTTCGCTGAAACCTGGGAGGCCTGGGGGGACGGGATCGCTCAGTTTGCAAAAAGACCAGAAGGTACTGACTCTGTGTTGTTTACGATTCATTACACAAGTGAAGTCACAACTGGAAACCATCAGAAACGATCAAGTCCAGGGATCGAATTCTTTGTGGTCATAATGCAATTATAGAGGAAGCTGTTATTGATGATGTGTAATCACGGTGAGTTTGCAGTTGTGGGTGTGTAGTAGGAAACACACAGGTTGTGGAATTTAGGATGgaggatatttattttatacacaagGAACCTATGgagaatatatacaatacatttcaGATGAAAAGATAAAAGCCAAACTGTTAACCTAAATGTCCTCTGGTCAGGGAGTATCTGCCTGGAGCTTCTGCCTCTAATCAGCTGTCCAACCTTCATCATCCATGGAGAGAAGGACCCCATGGTGCCCAGCTTCCACCCACAGTGCCTCCTCAAACACATCAAGGGATCaaggtgagaacacacacacacacacacacacacacacacacacgtttaaatcTCAACAATATGACAATTACCTCAAATTTAGGACAAAGTGTGTATATCCTCTTTTTGCTGTCCCAAATTAGATTGCACCTGATGCCGGAGGGTAAACACAACATCCACCTGAGGTACGCTGATGAATTCAACAAACTGGTGGAAGACTTTCTGGAAGACAATTAATAAATTgggtggggcgactgtgggtcagtggttagcatgcccgtctttcaagcagggggtttgcggttcaatccccgccctagtcgatgtgtccattgagcaagacacttaaccctgcattgttccctgtagctgtgtctacagtgtataaatgtaacatgattgtaagtcactttggataaaagcgtcagctaaatgacatgtaatgtaaatgaaTCATTCAGTTCATTA from Cyclopterus lumpus isolate fCycLum1 chromosome 4, fCycLum1.pri, whole genome shotgun sequence includes the following:
- the bphl gene encoding valacyclovir hydrolase, with the protein product MSLIFNHLKENVGGMALFLLRGRFFQCRTGFQRVTSATQPYCSSVASGRRRVNGVNLYYEQTGRGKHAVLLLPGALGCSRTDFGPQLKSLNKERYTVVGWDPRGYGQSRPPARDFPPDFFERDAKDAVDLMKALGFGKFSLLGWSDGGITAMIAAARHPHVISKLVVWGANAFVSQQDLTLYNAVRDVSKWSAKMRKPMEELYGAEAFAETWEAWGDGIAQFAKRPEGSICLELLPLISCPTFIIHGEKDPMVPSFHPQCLLKHIKGSRLHLMPEGKHNIHLRYADEFNKLVEDFLEDN